In Solanum stenotomum isolate F172 chromosome 6, ASM1918654v1, whole genome shotgun sequence, one DNA window encodes the following:
- the LOC125868019 gene encoding zinc finger protein ZAT11-like — protein sequence MVVLPTKREREGEFKTITSMANYLMLFSRQENHFDTMVNNSPSRVFECKTCNRQFSSFQALGGHRASHKKPRLMGELNFQLPISPPKPKTHECSICGLEFPIGQALGGHMRRHRGILNENNNKNIQVHHVVKKLKSPTVLCLDLNLPPLENDHLEFL from the coding sequence ATGGTAGTTTTACCAacaaagagagaaagagaaggtGAATTTAAGACCATAACAAGTATGGCGAATTACTTGATGTTGTTTTCACGtcaagaaaatcattttgaCACGATGGTGAACAATTCTCCTAGTCGAGTTTTTGAGTGCAAAACTTGTAATAGAcaattttcttcatttcaagCACTTGGTGGTCATCGAGCAAGTCATAAGAAGCCAAGATTAATGGGAGAATTGAATTTTCAATTGCCAATTTCTCCACCTAAACCAAAAACACATGAGTGTTCAATTTGTGGACTTGAATTTCCTATAGGACAAGCTTTGGGTGGACATATGAGAAGACATAGAGGTATAttgaatgaaaataataataagaatattcAAGTTCATCATGTtgtgaagaaattaaaaagtccAACAGTTTTGTGTTTGGATTTGAATTTGCCACCATTGGAGAATGATCATTTAGAGTTCTTGTGA
- the LOC125867739 gene encoding zinc finger protein ZAT12-like: MVVLPMKREREGEFDITTVANYLMLFSRQENHFNTMVNNSPSRVFECKTCNRQFPSFQALGGHRASHKKPRLMGELNFHLPTSPPKPKTHECSICGLEFPIGQALGGHMRRHRGMLNESNNSSNNNIQVPHHDVVKKSSNNPRVLCLDLNLTPLENDLEFKLKKANTIVDCFL, encoded by the coding sequence ATGGTGGTTCTACCaatgaaaagagaaagagaaggagaatTTGATATAACAACCGTGGCGAATTACTTGATGTTGTTTTCACGtcaagaaaatcattttaataCGATGGTGAACAATTCTCCTTCTCGAGTTTTTGAGTGCAAGACTTGCAATAGACAATTTCCTTCGTTTCAAGCACTTGGTGGTCATCGAGCAAGTCATAAGAAGCCAAGATTAATGGGAGAATTGAATTTTCATTTGCCAACTTCACCACctaagccaaaaacacatgagTGTTCAATTTGTGGACTTGAATTTCCTATAGGACAAGCTTTAGGTGGACATATGAGAAGGCATAGAGGTATGTTGAATGAATCtaataatagtagtaataataatattcaaGTTCCTCATCATGATGTTGTGAAGAAATCATCAAATAATCCAAGAGTTTTGTGTTTGGATTTGAACTTGACACCATTGGAAAATGATTTAGAGTTCAAGTTGAAGAAGGCAAATACTATAGTTGATTGCTTTTTGTGA
- the LOC125866567 gene encoding uncharacterized protein LOC125866567: MAWFRASSSVAKLAIRRALSQGGSYIPRTRILPSQGRYFHTTVVRPKAQAAPVPRPVPLSKLTDSFLDGTSSVYLEELQRAWEQDPNSVDESWDNFFRNFVGQAATSPGISGQTIQESMRLLLLVRAYQVNGHMKAKLDPLDLEAREIPDDLDPALYGFTEADLDREFFLGVWKMSGFLSENRPVQTLKAILTRLEQAYCGSIGYEYMHISDRDKCNWLRERIETPTSMEYNRERREVILDRLMWSTQFENFLATKWAAAKRFGLEGCETLIPGMKEMFDRAADLGVESIVIGMPHRGRLNVLGNVVRKPLKQIFSEFSGGIKPGDDAGYVGTGDVKYHLGTSYDRPTRGGKRIHLSLVANPSHLEAVDPVVIGKTRAKQYYTNDENRTKSMGILLHGDGSFAGQGVVYETLHLSALPNYTTGGTIHIVVNNQVAFTTDPTAGRSSQYCTDVAKALDIPIFHVNGDDVEAVAHVCELAAEWRQKFHADVVVDIVCYRRFGHNEIDEPSFTQPKMYKIIRNHPSSLEIYQNKLLNSGQVAKDDVEKIHNKINRILNEEFIASKDYVPQKRDWLSAFWSGFKSPSQLSRVRNTGVKPEILTNVGKAITTFPDGFKPHRALKRVFDDRRKMIETGEGVDWAVGEALAFATLLVEGNHVRLSGQDVERGTFSHRHSVIHDQETGAQYCPLDHVMMNQNEEMFTVSNSSLSEFGVLGFELGYSMENPNSLVIWEAQFGDFANGAQVIFDQFVSSGEAKWLRQTGLVVLLPHGYDGQGPEHSSGRLERFLQMSDDNPFVIPEMEPTLRKQIQECNWQVVNVTTPANYFHVLRRQIHRDFRKPLIVMAPKNLLRHKSCKSNLSEFDDVQGHPGFDKQGTRFKRLIKDQKEHSDLEEGIRRLVLCSGKVYYELDEERAKADGKDIAICRVEQLCPFPYDLIQRELKRYPNAEIVWCQEEPMNMGAFNYIAPRLSTAMKSLGRGNMDDIKYVGRAPSAATATGFFQVHVKEQTELVQKALQQDPINQF; this comes from the exons ATGGCGTGGTTTAGAGCTAGCTCAAGTGTGGCAAAGCTTGCTATTAGAAGGGCTCTATCACAGGGTGGTTCTTACATCCCAAGAACTCGCATACTTCCATCACAAGGTCGATATTTTCATACCACAGTTGTCAGGCCAAAGGCACAAGCTGCTCCTGTCCCAAGACCAGTGCCACTTTCCAAGTTGACTGACAGCTTCTTAGATGGGACGAGCAGCGTCTACCTTGAGGAGCTCCAGCGAGCATGGGAACAAGACCCAAACAGTGTTGATGAGTCGTGGGATAATTTCTTCAGGAATTTTGTTGGACAAGCTGCCACGTCTCCCGGGATTTCAGGCCAGACGATTCAAGAGAGTATGCGTCTTCTGTTGCTCGTGAGAGCTTATCAGGTTAATGGTCATATGAAAGCAAAACTTGATCCATTAGATTTGGAAGCGAGGGAAATACCTGATGATTTGGATCCAGCATTATATGGGTTCACTGAAGCTGATCTCGATAGAGAGTTCTTCCTTGGTGTTTGGAAGATGTCTGGATTCTTGTCTGAGAATCGTCCTGTGCAAACTTTGAAGGCAATATTAACACGACTTGAGCAGGCTTATTGTGGAAGCATTGGGTATGAGTACATGCATATTTCTGATCGTGATAAATGCAATTGGTTGAGAGAGCGGATTGAAACCCCAACATCTATGGAGTACAATCGTGAGCGACGGGAAGTTATTCTTGACCGACTGATGTGGAGTACTCAGTTTGAGAACTTCTTGGCTACCAAGTGGGCGGCAGCCAAGAGATTTGGCCTTGAAGGTTGTGAAACCTTGATTCCTGGCATGAAGGAGATGTTTGACAGGGCAGCAGATCTTGGAGTTGAGAGCATAGTTATTGGGATGCCACATAGAGGAAGATTAAATGTTTTGGGTAACGTTGTTCGAAAGCCACTAAAGCAGATCTTCAGCGAGTTTAGCGGTGGTATAAAACCTGGGGATGATGCTGGTTATGTCGGAACTGGTGATGTCAAGTATCACTTGGGAACTTCTTATGATCGGCCTACTAGGGGTGGGAAAAGAATTCATCTATCTTTGGTTGCAAATCCAAGTCACTTGGAAGCTGTGGATCCAGTTGTTATTGGAAAAACTAGAGCAAAGCAATATTATACGAATGACGAGAATAGAACAAAGAGCATGGGTATTTTGCTCCATGGTGATGGTAGCTTTGCAGGCCAAGGTGTTGTCTATGAGACATTGCATCTGAGTGCTCTTCCGAATTACACAACCGGAGGGACCATTCACATTGTGGTGAATAATCAAGTGGCGTTCACTACTGATCCAACGGCTGGAAGATCATCTCAGTACTGTACTGACGTTGCAAAGGCTTTGGATATTCCAATTTTCCATGTCAATGGTGATGATGTTGAGGCTGTTGCTCATGTGTGTGAACTTGCTGCAGAATGGCGCCAGAAATTCCATGCTGATGTTGTGGTTGATATTGTCTGTTATCGTCGATTTGGACACAATGAAATTGATGAACCATCCTTCACCCAGCCTAAAATGTACAAG ATCATCAGAAATCATCCTTCTTCATTGGAGATCTATCAAAACAAACTCCTAAATTCCGGTCAGGTGGCAAAAGATGATGTGGAAAAGATACATAATAAGATCAATAGAATCCTTAATGAAGAGTTCATTGCTAGTAAAGACTATGTGCCTCAAAAAAGAGACTGGCTTTCTGCTTTTTGGTCTGGTTTTAAGTCTCCTTCACAGCTTTCACGTGTTCGAAACACCGG TGTCAAACCTGAGATTTTGACGAATGTCGGGAAAGCAATCACTACGTTTCCAGATGGTTTTAAGCCTCACAGAGCATTAAAAAGGGTTTTTGATGACCGTCGAAAGATGATTGAGACAGGGGAGGGTGTCGACTGGGCTGTTGGAGAAGCACTTGCTTTTGCAACATTGCTTGTGGAAGGTAATCATGTTAGGTTGAGTGGTCAGGATGTTGAGAGAGGTACTTTCAGTCACAGACATTCTGTTATTCATGATCAGGAGACAGGGGCACAGTACTGTCCTCTTGATCATGTTATGATGAACCAAAATGAAGAGATGTTCACTGTGAGCAACAG CTCCCTTTCAGAGTTTGGTGTTTTGGGATTTGAATTGGGTTATTCAATGGAAAATCCAAATTCGTTGGTAATTTGGGAAGCTCAATTTGGTGATTTTGCTAATGGAGCTCAAGTAATATTTGACCAGTTTGTGAGCAGTGGAGAAGCGAAATGGTTGCGCCAGACTGGATTGGTTGTGCTTTTGCCACATGGTTATGATGGTCAGGGCCCTGAGCATTCAAGTGGACGTTTGGAACGTTTCCTCCAG ATGAGTGATGACAACCCATTTGTTATCCCGGAGATGGAACCTACACTACGGAAGCAGATTCAGGAATGTAATTGGCAGGTGGTGAATGTAACAACTCCAGCAAATTATTTCCATGTTTTGCGGCGTCAA ATTCACAGAGATTTCCGTAAGCCTCTCATTGTGATGGCCCCAAAGAACTTGCTTCGTCACAAGAGCTGCAAGTCAAATCTATCCGAGTTCGACGATGTCCAAGGTCATCCAGGTTTTGACAAACAAGGTACCAGGTTCAAGCGTCTGATAAAAGATCAGAAGGAGCACTCGGATCTTGAAGAGGGTATCAGACGGCTGGTCCTTTGCTCAGGAAAG GTCTATTATGAGCTTGACGAAGAAAGAGCTAAAGCTGATGGGAAAGACATTGCTATCTGTCGGGTGGAACAACTTTGTCCTTTCCCATATGACCTTATCCAGCGTGAATTGAAGCGATATCCAA ATGCAGAGATAGTTTGGTGCCAAGAAGAGCCAATGAACATGGGCGCATTCAATTACATTGCACCACGCCTTTCTACTGCCATGAAATCACTAGGCAGAGGTAACATGGATGATATCAAGTATGTTGGTCGTGCTCCTTCTGCTGCCACAGCCACTGGTTTCTTCCAGGTTCACGTGAAAGAACAGACCGAGCTTGTCCAGAAAGCGCTGCAACAGGATCCAATTAATCAATTCTGA
- the LOC125866830 gene encoding elongator complex protein 1 isoform X2 yields the protein MGSTLDWMPSGAKIAAVYDRKEDRKCPSIVFFERNGLERSSFCLNVEIDATVELVKWNCNSDLLAAVVRGEKYDSLKIWFLSNNHWYLKQEIRYMKDDRVRFMWDPIKPLQLVTWTTSGHITTYNFVWNTAVMNNSVALVIDDSKILITPLSLSLIPPPMYLFCMNFPSAIQSMAFCSKSSMNHLAASLSDGRLCVVELPAIDCWEELEGKEFDVEAASFDSGYNSFIHLAWLDSHKLLGVSHNLICNSAIKESSKDELSMYCLQEIELMCSEDRIPNSVTCSGWQAKGLNSLSLEGTVIGIATEQGNGCSAYVQFDGGKVFEYALKLADARGLHQKREDMSFSSSCPWMDLVQIGGSLPQKALLFGLDNSGRLLVGERTLCNNCSSFSFYSNSADHTVTHLILATKQDLLFIVDISDILKGELEVKYGNFLAVFKHRKGEDERNYIQIWERGARIVGVLHGDESAIILQTVRGNLECVYPRKLVLASIINALIQGRYKDALLMVRRQRIDFNVIIDHCGWQNFVQSVAEFVKQVNNLSYITEFVCSIKNENIMETLYKNYISLPHDNEAKAVEHGDLKSSHSNSKIHSVLLAIRKALEEHVTESPARELCILTTLARSDPPALEQALERIKIIRERELSGSDELRRELYPSAEEALKHLLWLSDSEAVFEAALGLYDLNLAAIVALNSQKDPKEFLPYLQELENMPIVLMRYNIDLKLQRFEAALQHIVSAGDAYFEDSMILMKKNPQLFPSGLQLITDSVKRNQVLEAWGDHFSSIKCFEDAAATYLCCSCLDKGLKAYRECGNWGGVLTVAGLIKLGKEEVLQLAQELCDELQALGKPGDAAKIALEYCADVNAGINFLVSAREWEEALRTAFLHRRDDLVLEVRTTSLECASSLVSEYEEGLEKVGKYLTRYLGVRQRRLLLAAKLQSDERSINELDDDTASETSSNFSGMSAYTLGTRKGSAASINSRASTKARDMRRQRNRGKIRAGSPGEEMGLVEHLKGMSLTSGAKRELKSLLICLVMLQKEDIARKLQHVATNFQLSQMAAVKLADEAISNDTINEHFYVLDNYIPKIKEEIQHSELFSWQSKVLI from the exons ATGGGATCAACTTTGGATTGGATGCCCAGTGGAGCCAAAATTGCTGCAGTTTATGACCGAAAGGAAGATAGAAAATGCCCATCCATAGTTTTCTTTGAGAGGAATGGGTTAGAAAGAAGCTCATTTTGCCTCAACGTAGAAATTGATGCTACTGTAGAACTTGTGAAGTGGAATTGTAACTCGGACCTTCTAGCAGCTGTGGTCAGAGGAGAAAAGTACGACTCTCTGAAGATCTGGTTCTTAAGTAACAACCACTGGTATTTAAAACAAGAAATCAGATACATGAAGGATGACAGAGTTAGATTCATGTGGGATCCGATAAAGCCTCTACAGTTGGTTACTTGGACTACAAGTGGGCATATCACAACCTATAACTTTGTCTGGAATACAGCTGTCATGAATAACTCAGTGGCACTTGTAATTGATGACTCCAAGATACTAATAACCCCTCTTTCTTTATCTCTCATCCCACCACCTATGTACCTCTTTTGTATGAATTTTCCCTCTGCCATTCAGAGTATGGCATTTTGCTCTAAAAGTTCTATGAATCACCTGGCTGCATCCTTGTCAGATGGCAGATTATGTGTTGTAGAGCTTCCTGCAATTGATTGTTGGGAGGAGCTAGAAGgtaaagagtttgatgttgaggCTGCCTCTTTTGATTCAGGATATAATTCTTTCATTCACCTTGCATGGTTGGATTCACACAAGCTTCTTGGTGTTAGCCATAATCTAATTTGCAACTCAGCAATAAAAGAGTCCTCTAAGGATGAGCTTTCTATGTATTGCCTCCAAGAAATTGAGCTTATGTGTTCTGAAGATCGTATTCCTAATTCAGTGACATGCTCTGGTTGGCAAGCTAAAGGTTTGAATAGTTTGTCTCTTGAAGGTACTGTAATTGGTATAGCTACTGAACAGGGAAATGGATGCTCAGCATATGTTCAGTTTGATGGTGGGAAAGTGTTTGAGTATGCGTTGAAGTTGGCTGATGCCAGAGGGCTTCATCAGAAACGTGAGGATATGAGTTTTTCTTCATCTTGCCCCTGGATGGATCTTGTGCAAATTGGTGGCTCCTTACCTCAGAAGGCTTTGCTTTTTGGTCTTGATAACAGTGGTAGATTGCTTGTTGGTGAAAGGACACTGTGCAACAATTGCAGCAGTTTTTCTTTCTACTCGAATTCTGCTGACCACACTGTCACCCATTTGATTCTTGCAACTAAGCAGGATTTGCTGTTTATCGTCGATATTAGTGATATCCTGAAAGGAGAACTGGAGGTTAAGTATGGGAACTTCCTGGCAGTTTTCAAGCACAGAAAAGGAGAAGATGAAAGAAACTATATTCAAATATGGGAAAGAGGTGCCAGAATCGTAGGTGTTTTGCATGGGGACGAGTCTGCTATCATACTTCAAACAGTTCGAGGGAATCTTGAGTGCGTCTACCCCAGGAAATTGGTTCTAGCCTCAATAATTAATGCTTTGATTCAAGGGCGTTACAAAGATGCATTACTCATGGTAAGAAGGCAAAGAATTGATTTCAATGTTATTATTGACCATTGTGGTTGGCAAAACTTTGTTCAGTCAGTTGCTGAGTTTGTCAAGCAAGTGAacaatttaagttatataactGAATTTGTCTGTTcaataaagaatgaaaatatCATGGAGACACTGTACAAAAACTATATATCCCTACCTCATGACAATGAAGCTAAAGCTGTAGAACATGGAGACCTTAAGAGTTCTCATAGCAATAGCAAGATCCACTCTGTCTTGCTGGCCATAAGGAAGGCTCTTGAGGAGCATGTAACTGAAAGTCCTGCAAGGGAACTTTGCATTCTGACCACTTTAGCTCGAAGTGACCCTCCAGCTCTTGAACAagctttagagagaataaaaataatccGAGAAAGGGAATTATCGGGTTCAGATGAACTGAGAAGGGAACTCTACCCTTCTGCCGAGGAAGCTTTAAAACATCTTTTGTGGTTGTCTGATTCAGAGGCAGTTTTTGAAGCTGCATTAGGTCTTTATGATTTGAACCTTGCAGCTATTGTCGCCTTGAATTCACAAAAGGACCCGAAAGAGTTTCTTCCCTATCTGCAAGAACTAGAAAACATGCCAATAGTGTTAATGCGATACAATATAGACCTGAAATTGCAGAGGTTTGAGGCTGCGCTTCAGCACATTGTTTCTGCAGGAGATGCTTACTTTGAGGATTCTATGATTCTCATGAAGAAAAATCCCCAACTTTTCCCCTCGGGACTCCAATTGATCACTGATTCTGTCAAGAGAAACCAGGTACTTGAGGCCTGGGGAGATCATTTTAGTTCCATAAAATGCTTTGAGGATGCTGCTGCGACATATTTGTGCTGTTCTTGTTTGGATAAAGGTTTGAAGGCTTATCGTGAGTGTGGTAATTGGGGTGGGGTTCTGACAGTAGCTGGTCTCATTAAACTAGGGAAGGAGGAAGTCTTGCAACTAGCACAGGAGCTTTGTGATGAACTCCAAGCACTTGGTAAACCAGGGGATGCTGCAAAAATAGCTTTGGAGTATTGTGCAGATGTTAATGCTGGTATTAATTTCTTGGTCAGTGCAAGGGAATGGGAAGAAGCTTTGAGGACTGCATTTCTTCACAGGAGAGACGATCTGGTCCTTGAAGTAAGGACTACATCACTTGAGTGTGCCAGCTCATTGGTTAGTGAGTATGAGGAAGGGTTGGAGAAAGTGGGGAAGTACTTGACTCGATATTTAGGTGTTCGACAACGGAGATTATTACTTGCTGCAAAGCTACAGTCAGATGAGCGATCTATAAATGAACTTGATGATGATACTGCTTCTGAAACTAGTAGCAATTTCAGTGGAATGAGTGCATATACCTTGGG GACAAGAAAGGGATCAGCTGCATCAATCAACTCCAGAGCTAGTACAAAAGCGAGAGACATGAGACGTCAAAGGAATAGAGGGAAAATACGTGCTGGAAG TCCTGGTGAGGAGATGGGTTTGGTAGAGCATTTAAAAGGGATGTCACTGACTAGTGGAGCTAAGCGTGAGCTTAAATCTCTCTTGATATGCCTTGTGATGCTGCAAAAGGAAGATATTGCCAGGAAGTTGCAACATGTTGCTACAAATTTTCAACTGTCCCAAATGGCAGCTGTAAAATTAGCTGATGAGGCCATATCAAATGATACAATTAATGAGCATTTCTATGTTCTGGATAATTACATTCCCAAAATAAAGGAAGAAATTCAGCATTCAGAGCTTTTCTCTTGGCAGTCAAAAGTATTGATTTGA